A genomic region of Psychrobacter sp. M13 contains the following coding sequences:
- the pta gene encoding phosphate acetyltransferase — protein sequence MQTILLVPISRGIGVTSAALGLIRALDYNGVKAAFMKPFLQDDTLDKQNSLDSSSALIMHAFALTPPQSINRQRVERMIGDGNLDDLMEEVVENFQSIGQDQDVIICEGLVPTTEASYASQVNRAIAHALDAKIIFVSTADTSNPAHLADKLDVHGREFGGIAHERTLGCILMRVDVPNTFDNQPVAPGEAVYKLDEKFVSDVQRLSPHFQTDKFRLIGVVPFSDSLSVPRTWDIAAELDATWLNVGEAKSRRITDISLTARSVARVDEVFKRGTLIVVPGDRDDLLLAAGLACINGIPLAGIVLTGGVIPNETVAELWQSALKTGIPVMSVETDSFETVQSLMHMSAEIPSDDTERATDVTRYVAAHLDLSWIKDYFSGDYKPRLSPAAFRHQVVKKAQQAKKRIVLPEGAEPRTVEAACICQSRGIANCVLLAKRSEVEQVAKNRSLVLPEGLEIIDPDTLDMTNYIDAVVAARKGKTTDIAAAEKLKDTVYLGTVMLLLDEVDGLVSGAVHTTANTVLPAFQLIKTAPQYSLVSSIFFMLLPEQVVVYGDCAINPDPTAEELAEIAIQSAQSAAAFGIEPKVAMISYSTGASGSGADVEKVKQATAIVREREPNLAVDGPLQYDAASVMSVGKQKAPDSKVAGQANVFIFPDLNTGNTTYKAVQRSANVISVGPMLQGLNKPVNDLSRGALVDDIVYTIALTAIQAYSDAI from the coding sequence ATGCAAACCATTTTACTTGTTCCTATTAGCCGTGGTATTGGGGTCACATCAGCCGCGCTAGGGCTGATACGCGCGCTTGATTATAACGGTGTCAAAGCCGCTTTTATGAAACCGTTCTTGCAAGATGACACCCTCGATAAACAAAACAGTCTCGATAGCTCAAGTGCGCTTATTATGCACGCCTTTGCCTTAACACCGCCCCAATCTATCAATCGCCAGCGCGTTGAGCGCATGATCGGCGATGGTAATCTCGATGACTTGATGGAAGAGGTGGTCGAAAACTTTCAGTCTATCGGTCAAGATCAAGATGTCATTATCTGTGAAGGTCTAGTGCCGACCACTGAGGCCTCTTACGCCTCACAGGTCAACCGCGCTATCGCTCATGCACTGGATGCCAAGATTATCTTTGTGAGCACCGCTGACACCAGTAACCCCGCTCATCTAGCTGATAAGCTTGATGTCCACGGGCGCGAGTTTGGTGGTATCGCTCATGAACGCACTTTAGGCTGCATTTTAATGCGCGTTGATGTCCCTAATACTTTTGACAATCAACCTGTCGCTCCTGGTGAAGCAGTCTACAAACTTGATGAAAAATTCGTCAGTGACGTTCAGCGCCTATCCCCGCACTTTCAAACCGATAAATTTCGCTTGATAGGCGTTGTGCCTTTTAGTGACTCGCTATCAGTGCCACGTACTTGGGATATCGCTGCTGAGCTTGATGCCACTTGGCTCAACGTCGGTGAGGCGAAGAGTCGCCGTATCACGGATATCAGCTTGACCGCACGTTCAGTAGCACGCGTCGATGAAGTGTTTAAGCGCGGTACGCTAATCGTCGTCCCAGGAGATCGCGATGACTTGCTATTAGCGGCGGGACTCGCTTGTATCAATGGCATCCCGCTGGCAGGTATTGTGCTAACAGGCGGAGTCATCCCGAATGAGACTGTCGCTGAGCTGTGGCAGTCGGCATTGAAAACGGGCATTCCAGTGATGAGTGTCGAGACCGATAGCTTTGAGACCGTACAGAGCCTGATGCATATGAGCGCTGAGATTCCAAGTGATGATACTGAGCGCGCCACCGATGTCACCCGCTATGTCGCCGCCCATCTCGATCTGAGCTGGATTAAAGATTATTTCAGTGGCGATTATAAACCGCGTCTGTCTCCTGCCGCGTTCCGTCATCAAGTGGTCAAAAAAGCACAACAAGCCAAAAAACGTATTGTACTACCAGAGGGCGCAGAACCTCGTACGGTAGAGGCCGCCTGTATCTGTCAAAGCCGAGGCATTGCCAATTGTGTGCTACTAGCTAAGCGTAGCGAGGTTGAGCAAGTCGCCAAAAACCGCAGCTTAGTATTGCCAGAAGGGCTTGAAATTATTGATCCTGATACGCTAGATATGACCAATTATATCGATGCAGTGGTCGCCGCTCGTAAGGGCAAAACCACTGATATCGCTGCGGCTGAAAAGCTAAAAGATACGGTCTATCTAGGCACAGTGATGTTGCTGTTAGATGAGGTTGATGGACTAGTTTCGGGCGCTGTTCATACGACGGCCAATACTGTACTCCCAGCATTTCAGTTAATCAAAACCGCACCGCAGTATTCACTGGTCTCTTCTATCTTCTTTATGCTACTGCCTGAGCAAGTTGTGGTCTACGGTGACTGTGCGATTAATCCAGACCCAACTGCTGAAGAGCTGGCTGAGATTGCCATTCAATCGGCGCAATCGGCAGCAGCCTTCGGTATTGAGCCAAAAGTGGCGATGATCAGCTATTCAACAGGGGCATCAGGATCAGGTGCTGACGTTGAAAAAGTTAAACAAGCAACTGCTATCGTCCGTGAGCGTGAGCCAAACCTAGCGGTTGATGGGCCACTACAATATGATGCTGCCTCGGTCATGAGCGTCGGCAAACAAAAAGCACCTGATTCAAAGGTAGCCGGTCAAGCCAACGTGTTTATATTCCCTGATCTAAATACAGGTAATACAACCTATAAAGCGGTGCAACGTAGCGCTAATGTCATTAGTGTTGGGC
- a CDS encoding acetate/propionate family kinase, whose amino-acid sequence MSDSVNNQNDQNADTSQLTNPTLVLNCGSSSIKYALISEDESTRIVGLAENLGLDTARIKHTKLNGEKLEIAIPGGRHELALQKILELLEQYHFVAVGHRVVHGGREYSEAIKIDAHALSEIKRLKSLAPLHNPANALGIEAVQAIYPDIPQVAVFDTAFHQTMPPVAYRYPVPKALYEDHKIRRYGFHGTSHAYVSERASMLTEVKGPHGWLTAHLGNGCSAAAVYDGKSLDTSMGLTPLEGLMMGTRSGDVDPSLHIHLKRQLGMSLEDIDKMLNSESGLLGISGLSNDLRTVEQAASEGHKDALLAIEMFSYRVGKYLASLSCALPEFTGIIFTGGIGENSATTRARIVNVMRHFGIKFDTDKNKTLAGGAEGSFQTEDSSVELWVIPTDEECRIAQETRQALGLN is encoded by the coding sequence ATGAGTGACAGCGTCAATAATCAAAACGATCAGAATGCAGACACCTCGCAACTGACCAACCCTACGTTAGTACTAAACTGCGGTTCTTCTTCAATCAAATACGCGCTAATCAGCGAAGATGAGTCTACGCGTATTGTCGGCTTGGCTGAGAATTTGGGACTTGATACTGCCCGTATTAAGCACACTAAGCTGAACGGTGAAAAGCTTGAGATTGCTATTCCAGGTGGTCGTCATGAGTTGGCGCTACAAAAAATCCTTGAGCTACTTGAGCAGTATCATTTTGTTGCTGTTGGTCATCGTGTGGTACATGGTGGTCGCGAGTATTCAGAGGCGATCAAAATTGACGCGCATGCACTATCAGAGATAAAACGTCTGAAATCATTAGCACCGCTACATAATCCAGCGAATGCGCTAGGGATTGAAGCGGTACAAGCGATCTATCCTGACATTCCACAAGTCGCCGTTTTTGATACGGCGTTTCACCAAACGATGCCCCCTGTCGCCTATCGCTATCCTGTACCAAAAGCCTTATATGAAGATCATAAAATTCGTCGCTATGGCTTTCATGGTACGTCACACGCCTATGTCTCAGAACGTGCCAGCATGCTGACTGAAGTCAAAGGCCCGCATGGTTGGTTGACCGCACATTTAGGCAACGGCTGTTCAGCAGCGGCCGTTTATGATGGCAAAAGTCTAGATACCAGCATGGGTCTTACGCCACTTGAGGGTCTGATGATGGGTACGCGCAGCGGTGATGTCGATCCAAGCTTGCACATTCATCTTAAGCGTCAGCTGGGCATGAGTCTTGAGGACATCGATAAGATGCTCAATAGCGAAAGTGGTCTGCTAGGTATCTCAGGCTTATCCAATGATTTGCGTACTGTTGAGCAAGCCGCATCTGAGGGTCACAAAGATGCGCTACTGGCTATCGAGATGTTCAGCTATCGCGTCGGTAAATATCTTGCCAGCCTAAGCTGTGCGCTACCTGAATTTACCGGTATTATCTTTACGGGCGGTATCGGTGAGAACTCTGCCACCACCCGCGCTCGTATTGTGAATGTGATGCGTCACTTCGGTATTAAGTTTGATACGGATAAAAACAAAACCTTGGCTGGCGGTGCGGAAGGCAGCTTCCAAACTGAGGACAGTAGCGTTGAGCTATGGGTCATCCCAACCGATGAAGAGTGCCGTATCGCGCAAGAAACTCGTCAAGCGCTTGGTCTAAACTAA
- a CDS encoding lipoprotein, whose protein sequence is MLSVNHSFLSAKCALVAISLATLAMTGCGQKNELYLVDPATQTVTTSSDDLASTSNPQDAAFADLDDSDYKQERYLEQQQIFPEVSDDPNDY, encoded by the coding sequence ATGTTAAGCGTTAATCATTCTTTCTTATCTGCAAAATGTGCCCTAGTGGCGATCTCTTTAGCGACATTAGCTATGACAGGTTGTGGTCAAAAAAACGAATTATATTTAGTGGATCCAGCCACTCAAACAGTGACCACTAGCTCTGATGACTTGGCAAGCACTAGCAATCCGCAGGATGCCGCTTTTGCTGATCTTGATGACAGCGATTACAAACAAGAGCGCTACCTAGAGCAGCAGCAGATATTTCCTGAAGTCAGTGATGACCCTAATGATTATTAA